In one Spirosoma rigui genomic region, the following are encoded:
- a CDS encoding PKD domain-containing protein, giving the protein MLFMLIGLSEAYSQSAAPSFQISGKTCVPDQECKADSITFTDSVLTGVTTRVWNFGDGSTVTTQANAITRHVYQQPGFFTVTLTRTVSGTVQTTTQRVSIYPRPQPFINWRTDTTICKGEKITLDPYASGPAQSGLRFLWYPKGDTTQSIQVDSSGCYSVEAIDPNGCTYQDRINVDVCGEQKESQGVKWYFGQNAGLDFSGGGTPKPITDGNLSTIEGSSSIANTKGVLLFYTDGITIFDKDGKPLKSLVPGDTATVQKPLGGNKNSTQSALIVPKPTCRGCEYLYYVYTTSEIRGQKLLTYSVVDMRQNGGKGAIVEKNVPVSTQGTEQSASVRNDRDSTYWVITRVFGTNKFEIRHLTRSETPTLTTFEGGQKIDSLAQAEGYIKIGPADTTGGNEGNRPLAVVIPGPPQNSVDLYTFNDSTGKMTFNRTLQLGPAPPKAYGVEFSPDGKSLYVTMLADTNSDGSQKGSSYILKYDLTQRDSLLANSRTVVDSSTTRQYGSIQVGPDGRLYVAIQGSSSLGTIENPNAGFLDSLQFNPNGQSLGGKISQLGLPNLVANFNDNSSGPGISYGDTCANQPTVFQISPNCPKLKEAYTLDFGDGSRPYSTTATQPITHTYTKPGPYYISLRILTQNSSGGICKDTIIKDTLTIVETPPDINLGADTVICNKKGITLDIKVQAKLYLWIIAGRIVSRQQTLKLDRPGYYQVIGLAANGGCYKSDTIEVQIRPVPSLDLGPDTLFCYRSSVALTVPQQTWNQFAWSNGGTDRSTTVSKAGTYFVTAKNPSGCENSDTIQVRELPKIVLRAALTAPLACTSADGVIELTPSPTGTYLYAWSRGDGATLPSNTNRQVNLPEGAYRVSATDSVYGCKADSSFSLKSPENTLNLSPSVKDALCSVPNSGTISLNVSGGTAGAYAWLDQNNNTLASTPVFDKAAPGLYNVQVTDTRGCKALLDSIRVGLDSTGFARLGPDLLKCTGDSVLLATVDGNVPGNVYQWSNNATTPTIYTSQPGTYSVIVRNTQNGCVGRSSVQVGDRPAPTFSLTRDASVCEGDQGTVQLAASGAPGLRYQWLTRNDTTQTIIVNQAGQYGVKVTDPQGCTATAVARVLNLCEPRVNIPEAFTPNNDGLNDVLQVFTAYVSDYEFKIFNRWGEVIFVTNSPEQKWDGTYRGQAYPSMLYPYVISYKSESFPERKRVVKQGSVLLIR; this is encoded by the coding sequence ATGCTATTCATGCTGATAGGCTTGTCTGAAGCCTATTCGCAGTCGGCAGCTCCATCGTTTCAAATCAGTGGAAAAACATGCGTTCCTGATCAGGAATGTAAAGCCGATTCCATCACCTTTACCGACAGCGTACTAACCGGTGTTACCACCCGTGTCTGGAATTTCGGTGACGGTAGCACGGTAACAACCCAGGCGAACGCCATCACACGGCACGTTTACCAGCAGCCCGGTTTCTTCACCGTCACGCTGACCCGAACCGTCAGCGGAACAGTTCAGACGACAACCCAGCGCGTATCCATATATCCCCGTCCGCAACCCTTTATCAACTGGCGGACCGATACGACGATTTGTAAAGGAGAGAAAATAACGCTGGATCCCTACGCGAGTGGTCCGGCCCAGTCCGGGCTTCGCTTTCTGTGGTATCCCAAAGGGGATACCACGCAATCGATTCAGGTGGATAGCTCGGGCTGTTACTCCGTCGAAGCCATTGACCCGAATGGTTGTACTTATCAGGACCGGATCAACGTCGATGTTTGCGGAGAGCAGAAAGAGTCGCAGGGTGTGAAATGGTACTTTGGCCAGAATGCGGGTCTTGATTTCAGCGGAGGGGGTACCCCAAAACCCATTACTGATGGTAACCTGAGCACTATTGAAGGGTCATCGTCCATTGCCAACACAAAAGGGGTACTACTGTTCTACACCGACGGTATTACCATTTTCGATAAAGATGGAAAGCCGCTGAAGTCACTCGTACCCGGTGACACGGCCACCGTTCAAAAGCCGCTGGGAGGTAATAAAAATTCAACCCAGTCGGCGCTGATCGTCCCCAAACCTACCTGCCGGGGGTGCGAATACCTGTACTACGTGTATACAACCTCCGAGATTCGGGGGCAGAAACTCCTGACGTACAGCGTTGTCGATATGCGTCAGAACGGTGGTAAAGGTGCTATCGTCGAAAAGAACGTGCCAGTATCAACGCAGGGTACCGAGCAGTCGGCCTCGGTACGTAATGACCGGGATTCGACGTACTGGGTAATCACCCGCGTTTTTGGTACGAACAAGTTCGAGATTCGCCACCTGACCCGTAGTGAAACACCAACCCTGACTACTTTTGAGGGTGGGCAGAAAATTGACTCGCTGGCGCAGGCCGAAGGGTACATAAAAATTGGGCCGGCCGACACAACGGGCGGTAACGAGGGTAACCGCCCCCTGGCTGTCGTCATTCCCGGCCCGCCCCAGAACTCGGTCGACCTGTACACGTTCAATGACTCAACGGGGAAGATGACGTTCAACCGAACGCTTCAGCTGGGGCCCGCCCCCCCCAAAGCGTATGGCGTCGAGTTTTCGCCCGATGGCAAAAGTCTCTACGTGACCATGCTGGCCGACACCAATTCGGACGGGAGCCAGAAAGGGTCGTCCTACATTTTAAAGTACGATCTGACCCAGCGGGATTCACTGCTGGCCAACTCCCGAACGGTGGTCGATAGCAGTACTACCCGGCAATACGGCTCCATCCAGGTTGGACCCGATGGGCGGCTGTACGTAGCCATTCAGGGCAGTAGCTCGCTGGGTACGATCGAAAACCCCAATGCCGGATTTTTGGATAGTTTGCAGTTCAACCCAAATGGTCAATCGCTTGGGGGTAAAATCAGTCAGCTGGGCTTACCCAATCTGGTGGCTAACTTCAACGACAATTCCAGCGGACCGGGTATTTCGTATGGCGATACCTGCGCCAACCAGCCAACCGTATTCCAGATCAGTCCGAACTGTCCCAAGCTCAAAGAAGCCTATACACTCGACTTCGGCGATGGTAGCCGGCCTTACTCAACGACAGCCACGCAGCCGATAACGCACACGTATACGAAACCGGGACCTTATTACATCAGTCTGCGAATTCTTACGCAAAACAGCAGTGGCGGAATTTGTAAAGACACGATCATTAAGGATACCCTTACTATCGTTGAAACGCCACCCGATATAAACCTGGGGGCCGACACCGTCATTTGTAATAAGAAGGGCATAACACTCGACATAAAAGTGCAGGCCAAGCTGTACCTCTGGATTATAGCAGGGAGGATAGTCAGCAGGCAACAGACGCTAAAACTCGACCGACCCGGCTATTATCAGGTGATTGGTCTGGCCGCCAACGGTGGTTGTTATAAGAGTGATACGATTGAGGTGCAGATAAGGCCCGTTCCTTCCCTTGATCTGGGCCCCGATACACTTTTCTGCTATCGATCGTCGGTTGCGCTGACGGTGCCGCAACAGACGTGGAATCAGTTTGCCTGGAGCAACGGAGGTACCGACCGATCAACGACCGTATCCAAAGCTGGAACGTATTTCGTTACGGCTAAGAACCCGTCGGGCTGTGAAAATTCCGATACGATTCAGGTGCGCGAGTTACCCAAGATTGTGCTGCGCGCTGCGCTCACCGCACCCTTAGCCTGTACTTCGGCCGATGGTGTCATCGAACTGACACCCAGTCCAACGGGTACGTATCTGTACGCCTGGAGTCGCGGAGACGGCGCAACGCTGCCGTCGAACACCAACCGGCAGGTCAACTTACCCGAAGGAGCGTACCGGGTCAGTGCTACCGACAGTGTGTATGGTTGTAAAGCTGACTCGTCGTTCTCGCTAAAATCGCCGGAGAACACGCTGAACCTGTCGCCGTCGGTGAAAGATGCTTTGTGTAGCGTACCGAACAGTGGTACCATCAGCCTGAACGTATCGGGAGGAACGGCGGGTGCTTACGCCTGGCTTGACCAGAATAACAATACGTTAGCCAGTACGCCGGTTTTTGACAAGGCGGCCCCGGGCCTGTACAATGTGCAGGTCACGGATACCAGAGGCTGTAAGGCACTGCTCGATAGCATTCGGGTTGGCCTGGACAGTACGGGTTTTGCCCGGCTGGGACCTGACCTGCTGAAATGTACAGGTGATTCTGTTCTGCTAGCAACAGTAGATGGCAACGTACCGGGGAACGTATACCAGTGGAGTAATAACGCAACCACCCCGACCATATATACGTCGCAGCCTGGTACGTATAGCGTCATCGTGCGCAACACGCAGAACGGCTGCGTGGGACGTAGTTCCGTGCAAGTCGGCGACCGACCCGCCCCAACGTTCTCCCTCACCCGCGATGCATCTGTTTGCGAGGGTGATCAGGGAACGGTGCAGCTGGCGGCCAGTGGTGCTCCCGGGCTTCGCTACCAATGGCTTACCCGTAACGATACTACCCAGACAATCATCGTCAACCAGGCGGGGCAGTATGGGGTTAAGGTGACCGATCCCCAGGGCTGTACGGCTACGGCCGTGGCCCGGGTACTGAACCTGTGTGAACCACGGGTTAACATTCCGGAAGCCTTTACACCCAACAATGATGGCCTCAACGACGTCTTGCAGGTGTTCACGGCCTACGTGTCTGACTACGAATTCAAGATCTTCAACCGGTGGGGTGAGGTGATCTTTGTGACCAACAGTCCGGAGCAGAAGTGGGATGGAACGTACCGGGGACAGGCTTATCCATCCATGCTGTATCCCTACGTGATCAGCTACAAAAGTGAGTCGTTTCCGGAGCGAAAACGGGTTGTAAAACAGGGGTCGGTACTGCTGATTCGGTAG
- the ruvB gene encoding Holliday junction branch migration DNA helicase RuvB, with translation MRNDLLKGSGEGMTATDKEIERALRPLSFADFTGQAKVLDNLEVFVRAAMQRGDALDHVLLHGPPGLGKTTLSHIVANELNANIKMTSGPVLDKPSDLAGLLTNLQPNDVLFIDEIHRLNPIVEEYLYSAMEDYKIDIMLDSGPNARTVQIKLNPFTLIGATTRAGMLTSPLRARFGISCRLEYYDAELLTGIVQRSSAILGTPIDESGAYEIARRSRGTPRIANNLLRRTRDFAQVKGNGYINVDIAEIALSALEVDQNGLDDMDNRILTTIIEKFKGGPVGLTTIATACGEESETIEEVYEPFLIKEGFLKRTSRGREATEKAYMHLGIVPHFKTGELFG, from the coding sequence ATGCGAAACGACTTATTGAAAGGCTCTGGCGAGGGCATGACGGCTACCGATAAGGAGATCGAACGGGCACTGCGCCCGCTTTCGTTTGCCGACTTTACGGGGCAGGCCAAAGTGCTCGATAACCTCGAGGTTTTTGTTCGGGCGGCTATGCAACGGGGCGACGCGCTGGACCATGTGCTGCTTCACGGCCCACCGGGTCTGGGAAAAACAACCCTGTCGCACATCGTTGCCAACGAGCTGAACGCGAATATTAAGATGACGTCCGGACCGGTGCTGGACAAGCCCAGTGATCTGGCGGGTCTGCTCACAAACCTGCAGCCCAACGACGTACTGTTCATCGACGAGATCCACCGGCTCAATCCCATTGTGGAGGAATACCTGTACTCGGCCATGGAAGATTACAAGATCGATATCATGCTCGATTCGGGACCGAATGCGCGCACGGTACAGATCAAGCTGAATCCCTTTACGCTGATTGGTGCAACCACCCGGGCGGGTATGCTGACTTCGCCCCTGCGGGCCCGGTTTGGTATCAGTTGCCGGCTGGAATACTACGATGCCGAACTGCTTACGGGCATCGTTCAGCGGTCGTCGGCTATACTGGGTACGCCCATTGACGAGAGCGGGGCTTACGAAATTGCGCGCCGGAGTCGGGGTACACCCCGTATTGCTAATAACCTGCTGCGTCGCACGCGCGATTTTGCGCAGGTGAAGGGGAACGGCTATATCAACGTCGACATTGCCGAAATTGCTCTGAGTGCGCTGGAGGTGGACCAGAATGGGCTGGATGACATGGACAATCGGATCCTCACGACGATCATCGAGAAGTTCAAAGGTGGTCCGGTTGGACTGACAACCATTGCAACGGCCTGCGGTGAAGAGTCCGAGACGATTGAGGAAGTGTACGAGCCGTTTCTGATCAAGGAAGGATTTTTGAAGCGTACGTCCAGAGGGCGGGAGGCTACCGAGAAAGCGTACATGCACCTGGGTATCGTACCGCATTTTAAAACGGGCGAGTTGTTCGGCTAA
- a CDS encoding ArsR/SmtB family transcription factor, protein MMTNKVMDDDKRIDKAAYVLKAVAHPLRIKIIQMLSENKELNVSTIYKNLNAEQSLISHHLINMRDKGILDIRRSGKNIYYFLVDTAVAEIIECIYKSKILN, encoded by the coding sequence ATGATGACGAACAAAGTAATGGACGACGATAAGCGCATTGACAAAGCGGCTTACGTCCTCAAAGCGGTTGCCCATCCGCTGCGTATTAAAATCATTCAGATGCTGAGTGAAAACAAGGAATTGAACGTGTCTACGATCTACAAAAATCTAAACGCCGAGCAGTCCCTGATCTCCCACCACCTGATCAATATGCGTGACAAAGGGATTCTGGATATTCGCCGTAGTGGCAAGAATATCTACTACTTTCTGGTAGACACTGCCGTCGCTGAAATTATTGAGTGCATCTACAAAAGCAAAATTCTTAACTAA
- a CDS encoding DMT family transporter, protein MSSQSSNTRYWLGAFLVFLAAFCFATKGILIKLAYQYPIDSIALLTLRMLFALPFYVALAVRLTRQGPPMELTARQWATLFLLGITGYYAASLFNFLGLVYITASLERILLFTYPTFVLLFNAIGFGRRVTRLQVLALVLTYAGILLAFVGNIGATVQKDISLGTFWVILSGLVYAVYLVGSDRVIARVGSQRFTCYAMMAATVPTVVHCAVQNGLQLGHYPLPVYGLGLGMGVFVTVIPTLMIAEGIKRVGSGNASIIGSVGPVFTIILSTVVLHETISWEQISGTMLVLTGVFLIGWRGNKPARSTTE, encoded by the coding sequence ATGTCTTCCCAATCATCCAACACACGTTACTGGCTCGGTGCGTTTCTGGTTTTCCTGGCGGCCTTCTGCTTTGCCACCAAAGGAATTCTGATCAAGCTGGCCTATCAATATCCGATCGATTCGATCGCGCTGCTCACCCTGCGTATGCTTTTCGCGCTACCATTCTACGTAGCGCTGGCCGTCAGGCTGACGCGACAAGGGCCACCCATGGAGCTAACGGCACGGCAATGGGCTACGCTGTTCCTGCTCGGAATTACGGGATATTACGCAGCGAGTTTGTTCAACTTTTTGGGGCTGGTCTACATTACCGCCAGCCTTGAACGAATTCTGCTGTTCACTTATCCAACGTTCGTGCTGCTGTTCAACGCCATTGGTTTCGGCCGACGGGTTACGCGCTTACAGGTGCTGGCCCTTGTCCTGACCTACGCCGGCATCCTGCTTGCCTTCGTGGGTAACATTGGGGCAACGGTTCAGAAAGATATTTCCCTGGGTACTTTCTGGGTCATATTGAGTGGGCTTGTCTACGCAGTATATCTGGTAGGCAGCGACCGGGTTATTGCCCGCGTGGGCTCCCAGCGCTTCACCTGTTACGCCATGATGGCGGCTACGGTGCCAACGGTTGTCCATTGCGCAGTTCAGAATGGCTTACAGCTTGGCCACTATCCACTGCCGGTTTACGGCCTTGGCCTCGGCATGGGTGTTTTTGTGACTGTTATCCCAACCCTGATGATCGCCGAAGGTATTAAGCGGGTTGGCTCAGGTAATGCGTCAATTATTGGCAGCGTTGGACCTGTATTTACGATCATATTGTCAACTGTAGTCCTTCATGAAACCATCAGTTGGGAGCAAATTTCAGGTACTATGCTTGTGTTAACGGGGGTTTTTCTCATTGGATGGCGTGGAAATAAGCCAGCCAGGTCAACCACAGAATAG
- the der gene encoding ribosome biogenesis GTPase Der, which produces MANIVAIVGRPNVGKSTLFNRLTEQRQAIMDNESGVTRDRHYGTAEWNTHYFTVIDTGGYVVGSEDVFEESIRDQVEIAIQESSVLLFVVDAQTGITGLDEDFANVLRRSKKPVFVVANKAETADRAHGAAEFYALGLGDPYPISSMTGTGTGDLLDEVIKHFPSEGIENPDAGIPKIAILGRPNVGKSSYLNVLTGQERSIVTNIAGTTRDAINTRYKAYGKDFILTDTAGIRRKSRIDSNIEFYSTLRALKAMEDSDVCIIMLDATRGMEAQDMNIIGQAIKAKKGVVIMVNKWDAVEKDQRTADVLRKEMLQRLMPIDYLPIIFASVHEKQRIFQVMEKAMQVYENKSKKITTSKLNEAMQPEIEKYPPPSLKGKFVKIKYMLQVPTPSPTFVFFCNLPQYVPEAYQRFLENKLREHFDFDGVPITVFFRQK; this is translated from the coding sequence ATGGCAAACATAGTTGCAATCGTTGGCCGCCCGAATGTGGGCAAATCCACGCTGTTTAACCGGTTGACGGAACAGCGCCAGGCCATCATGGATAACGAGTCGGGCGTTACGCGCGACCGCCATTACGGCACCGCCGAATGGAATACCCACTACTTTACCGTTATTGACACCGGCGGCTACGTCGTTGGGTCGGAGGACGTATTCGAAGAATCAATCCGCGATCAGGTTGAGATCGCCATCCAGGAGTCGTCGGTCCTGCTGTTCGTTGTTGATGCCCAGACGGGCATCACGGGCCTCGACGAAGATTTTGCCAACGTACTGCGCCGGTCCAAAAAACCGGTATTCGTCGTAGCCAACAAAGCCGAAACGGCCGATCGGGCGCATGGAGCGGCTGAGTTTTATGCCCTGGGACTGGGCGATCCTTACCCCATCTCGTCCATGACCGGTACCGGCACGGGCGATTTGCTGGACGAGGTTATCAAACACTTCCCGAGCGAAGGCATCGAAAACCCCGACGCCGGTATTCCTAAGATAGCTATTTTGGGTCGGCCCAACGTGGGTAAATCGTCGTACCTGAACGTACTGACGGGCCAGGAACGCAGCATTGTCACCAACATTGCCGGTACCACCCGCGATGCGATCAACACGCGCTACAAAGCCTACGGTAAGGATTTTATTCTGACCGATACGGCGGGTATCCGGCGTAAGTCCCGCATCGACTCGAACATCGAATTTTACTCGACCCTGCGGGCGCTGAAAGCGATGGAAGATTCGGATGTGTGCATTATCATGCTCGATGCAACCCGGGGCATGGAAGCGCAGGACATGAATATCATTGGCCAGGCCATCAAAGCCAAGAAAGGAGTCGTCATCATGGTTAACAAGTGGGACGCCGTTGAGAAAGACCAGCGCACCGCTGATGTACTGCGGAAAGAAATGCTGCAGCGCCTGATGCCCATCGACTACCTGCCCATCATCTTTGCTTCGGTACACGAAAAACAGCGGATTTTCCAGGTTATGGAGAAGGCCATGCAGGTGTACGAAAACAAAAGCAAAAAAATTACGACCTCCAAGCTAAACGAAGCGATGCAGCCGGAGATTGAGAAGTATCCGCCACCGTCGCTGAAGGGTAAGTTTGTCAAGATCAAGTATATGCTGCAGGTGCCTACGCCTTCACCAACATTCGTGTTCTTCTGCAACCTGCCCCAGTACGTGCCGGAAGCGTACCAGCGTTTTCTGGAAAATAAGCTTCGTGAGCATTTTGACTTTGACGGGGTTCCGATAACGGTGTTTTTCCGACAGAAATAA
- the era gene encoding GTPase Era has product MNTQGIIDFPADHKAGFVSIVGKPNVGKSTLMNQLVGERLSIITAKAQTTRHRIMGILNGVHNGQEFQLVYSDTPGIIKPLYKLHESMMSFVRGSIEDADVVLFVTDIFEQHDENDVIERLQKSEVPVLLLINKIDQATQEQVEEKMAYWKERFNAQEIIPISALNGFNMDRVFEELISRLPQHPPYFPKDELTDKPERFFASEIIREKIFLNYKAEVPYSSEVVVTGFKEKDDIIVVQAEILVERATQRAILLGEGGRMIKKTGIMAREELERFFGKKVYLEQFVKVEPDWRQKERMLKRLGYDE; this is encoded by the coding sequence ATGAACACACAAGGAATCATCGACTTCCCGGCCGATCATAAGGCCGGCTTTGTTAGTATTGTCGGCAAGCCCAACGTCGGCAAATCAACCCTGATGAACCAGCTCGTTGGCGAGCGGTTATCCATCATCACGGCCAAAGCCCAAACCACCCGCCACCGCATTATGGGTATCCTCAACGGAGTCCATAATGGTCAGGAATTTCAACTCGTTTACTCCGATACGCCCGGTATTATCAAACCGCTCTACAAACTCCATGAGTCCATGATGAGTTTTGTGCGCGGCTCGATCGAAGATGCCGACGTAGTACTGTTCGTAACGGATATTTTTGAACAGCACGACGAGAACGACGTCATCGAACGACTCCAGAAATCCGAAGTACCTGTACTACTGCTGATCAACAAGATCGACCAGGCCACCCAGGAGCAGGTGGAGGAGAAAATGGCGTACTGGAAGGAACGGTTCAATGCCCAGGAGATCATACCCATCTCGGCGCTGAACGGTTTCAATATGGACCGGGTATTTGAGGAACTTATCAGCCGGCTGCCGCAACACCCACCTTATTTTCCGAAAGATGAGCTGACCGATAAACCCGAACGGTTTTTCGCGTCGGAGATTATCCGCGAGAAAATATTTCTGAACTACAAAGCCGAAGTGCCCTACAGCAGCGAGGTTGTCGTAACGGGGTTCAAGGAAAAAGACGACATTATTGTCGTGCAGGCGGAAATTCTGGTAGAACGCGCTACCCAGCGTGCTATTCTGCTCGGTGAAGGTGGCCGAATGATCAAGAAAACGGGCATCATGGCCCGCGAAGAACTCGAACGCTTCTTCGGCAAGAAAGTATACCTCGAACAGTTCGTTAAAGTAGAGCCCGACTGGCGCCAGAAAGAGCGTATGCTCAAGCGGTTGGGCTATGATGAGTGA
- a CDS encoding Fic family protein, producing MSDVMEANLTETYRHLLFKRHWRLTESSAFLLGQCKAYVEAMIKTPILPKHHEQLLGVALIKGAQATTAIEGNTLSEKEIEDIVEGKKLPPSKEYQQIEVKNILEAFNELLQNVVGKNQVGVITPEYVKHLHLLVGKGLGEHLDAIPGRFRRDRRIVNRYRCPAPEDVEILIDRLCEWIKTEFHFDRGQSFEDVVIQAIVTHVYLEWIHPFGDGNGRTGRLIEFYILLRGGLPDIASHILSNHYNLTRSDYYRQLENAGRNADLTEFIQYALLGFRDGLKQTLEIIQQSQKEITWQKYVYDVFAAKPMKRKDTFKRQRDLMLQLPIEKIISLQDFAEERGKLVVKYGGFSLKTLKRDIEELKQMHLIDEIDGNYITATHFIKGSQARQREVCW from the coding sequence ATGAGTGATGTAATGGAGGCTAACTTGACCGAGACATATCGTCATTTATTATTTAAGAGGCACTGGCGGTTAACGGAAAGCTCTGCCTTTCTTCTTGGTCAGTGTAAAGCCTATGTGGAGGCAATGATCAAAACGCCTATTCTGCCTAAGCACCACGAGCAACTGCTAGGAGTTGCTCTCATCAAAGGCGCTCAAGCCACAACAGCGATCGAAGGCAATACTTTAAGTGAGAAGGAGATAGAAGACATAGTTGAGGGTAAAAAGCTGCCTCCGAGTAAAGAATACCAGCAGATAGAAGTAAAGAATATATTGGAAGCATTTAATGAGTTACTTCAAAACGTTGTTGGGAAAAACCAAGTTGGAGTAATTACACCTGAATACGTAAAACATTTACATTTATTGGTTGGCAAAGGTTTGGGAGAGCACCTTGACGCAATCCCGGGTCGGTTTCGTCGTGATCGTAGAATTGTCAACAGATATAGATGTCCGGCTCCTGAGGATGTTGAAATCTTGATAGACAGGTTGTGTGAATGGATAAAAACTGAATTTCATTTTGATAGGGGTCAGTCATTTGAAGACGTTGTTATTCAGGCAATTGTAACCCACGTATACTTGGAATGGATTCATCCTTTCGGGGATGGAAACGGGAGGACTGGACGTCTCATTGAATTTTATATATTATTGAGAGGAGGATTACCTGACATCGCATCACATATCTTGTCGAATCACTATAATTTAACACGCTCAGATTATTATCGACAATTAGAGAATGCAGGGCGAAATGCAGATTTAACAGAATTTATTCAGTATGCCCTGCTAGGTTTTCGTGACGGCTTAAAGCAAACTTTGGAAATTATTCAACAAAGTCAGAAGGAAATAACATGGCAGAAATATGTATATGATGTATTCGCCGCAAAGCCGATGAAGAGGAAAGATACGTTTAAGCGCCAAAGAGATTTAATGCTTCAATTACCTATAGAGAAAATAATTTCGTTACAAGATTTCGCTGAAGAACGGGGTAAACTTGTTGTTAAATACGGAGGCTTTTCGTTAAAAACGCTTAAGAGAGATATTGAAGAATTAAAACAAATGCATTTGATTGATGAGATTGATGGCAATTATATTACTGCTACTCATTTCATCAAAGGATCTCAAGCTAGGCAGAGAGAGGTTTGTTGGTAG